Within bacterium, the genomic segment CAATCTGCCCATTCTGCAATGTTGGATGCAGGCTTATCACAAGGAGCAAGGATGGCGTGATTTTAAAGGTAGAGGGAGGCGATGGGATAAATGAAACCTCTATGTGTGTAAAGGGGCATTTTGGCTGGGATTATGTCTATTCAGAAAAAAGGATTAGCGAACCCCTTATTAAAAAAGATGGAAGGCTTGTTAGTGCAAGTTGGGATGAAGCTTTAGAGCTAATTGCAAAAAAATTTCAAGGCATAAAGGGAAAAATTGCCCTTATTGCCTCTTCCCGTCTTACCAATGAGGAGCTTTTATTGGCAAAACAATTTAGCCATTCCTGTTTAGAAAGCCAAAATATTTTCTCTTTAGATGAAAGCTTTTCTTCCTTTTCTTCTCTTTCCTCCTCTTTGGGATACATTCCATCTTTATCCCCCTCTTCGATCAAGGATTCTGATTGTATCCTTTGTCTCTCTGATATTTCAGAAAGCAATCCTGTTTTAAACACCTTTGTCCATTATGCTTGCAAAAACAAAGAAGCAAACCTTATTTCCATAAGCCCGATAGAGACAAAGATAACAAGGCTTTCCTCTATAAAGCTCCTTACAAAACCAGGAAAAGAGGAAGAAATTCTCTTTAAAATGCAAAGGACAATGATTGATGAAAATATTTGTAATTGGGATTTTATCCATCAAAAAACAGAGGGTTTTGATTATTTAAGGGAGACCCTTTCAAAATACGAACCAGATGATAAAACAAAAGAAGCCGCAAAGACATTTGCCAAAGCAAAAAACCCTGTAATTATTGCTTCGGGTTCTTCTTATGTGATCAAATCTGCTTGCAATCTTCTGCTCCTTCTAGGAATACCAAACAATATCATTGTTTGTGGAAACAGGGCAAATTCAAGGGGTGCTTATGAAATAATAAAAAATCAAGCTTATGACTTAACCTCAAAAGATATAAAAGGTTTATTTCTCCTTGGAGAGATCCTTCCTTCTCTGATCATTAAAGAAAAGGAATTTGTTGTCGTTTCCCATCTATTTATGAGGGATGAGATGATGGAGGCAGATGTTATCCTTCCAAGCTCATCGTCTTTAGAGAAGGATGGAAGATACACCTCCCTTTTTGGAATTACACAAAAAATAGAAAAGGTTTGTTCTTTTCCTTTTGGAAAATCACAGCTAGAAATTTTACAATTGCTTTCTTTAAAAATGGGTTGTCCAATAGAAAAAAGGGAGGAGGAAGGGGGAAGGAAGGAGTTTGAAAGGGGGAAATTTTGGGTATTAGAACCACAAGAGACAAGAGACAACAAACAAGAGGGATTTGATATTATTTTATCTTATAATCACTTTCATTCTGGCTACATATCCCATTATTCAAAGACCTTAATGGAGCTTTCACCTTTTCCTATTCTTAAAATGAATAAAAATGACATAAAGAGGCTTAATATAAGCCAAAGGGCAAAGATAATGTTAGAAAAGCCAATCGTTATGAAGGTAGAGGAAGATAGAAATATAGGGGAGGAACTAGCTGTTATTATGGAGCATCCAGATATAACATCTGTATTTTATAATCAACCAAGGGTTTTTAAGGCAATGATAGAGTCTATAGATTGAAGGATAAAAGGCTTTTTATAAATAAAAATATTAGAGCCGAAAGAATAAGGCTTATTTCTCAAGATGGAAATCAAAAAGGGGTGGTCTCAAAAAAGGAGGCACTGGAGGAGGCAAGAAAGGCCAATCTTGACCTGGTTGAGATAGCACATGATAATTCCATATCCGTATGTAAAATTATGGATTATGGAAAGTATATGTATTGCCAGAACAAAAAGGCAAAAGAGGGGAAAAAGAAACAAAAGATAATTCAAATAAAGGAGATAAAATTAAGACCAAGCACAGATGATCACGATTTTGCCTTTAAGGTAAATCAGAGTAAAAAATTTTTAGAAAATGGTCAAAAGATAAAGGTTGTTCTTAATTTTAAAGGAAGGGAAATAGTACACTCTGAGATAGGAATGGATACTATTACAAGATTTTCTAATTGCCTAAAGGATTTTTCTTTTATTGAAAGAAGGCCATATTTTGAAGGAAAAAGGATAGTTATGGTTATTGCTCCAGTGAAAAGTCAGAAGACAAAAAAATGATTTAAGACATAAATTTAAATCTTATAGTTAATTCCATAACGCTTTACAAAATGTATGTGTTTAGATAATCTTAAGGAAAACTTTATAAAATTATGAATTTTGAATGTTGAATTTTGAATTAAAAGGNNNNNNNNNNCTTAACCTTTTTCAATTCAAAATTCAAAATTTAGAATTCAAAATTTCTTAAATACTATTTTTGCACTAAGTAATGGAAGATACTATAAATCATCCATCAGCCACAACCACTTTATTCCTGCCTTCTTGCTTTGCTTTGTAAAGGCATTCGTCAGCCATTTTTAAAAGCCCTTCAGGGGAATTGGCTTGTGGGAAAAAGGAAACACCAAGGCTTGCAGTAAGGGAGAATGGTTTTTCTTCCATTGTCATTTTGTGCT encodes:
- a CDS encoding molybdopterin-dependent oxidoreductase, which encodes MKISIDHREIEVSPNMTILEAAKQANIKIPTLCYDKRLSPFGACRICIVELEGARERFTTSCTTPVADGMKIKTTSPEIIKARKTILELILVNHPLDCPVCDKAGECELQNLVYEYGVSSNRFLRFREEVKLRKDYESPLIERDMNRCILCGKCVRVCDELEGKQEISFANRGERTLITTDFERPLNCDFCGMCLDICPVGALSSKLFKYKKRAWELENKETICPFCNVGCRLITRSKDGVILKVEGGDGINETSMCVKGHFGWDYVYSEKRISEPLIKKDGRLVSASWDEALELIAKKFQGIKGKIALIASSRLTNEELLLAKQFSHSCLESQNIFSLDESFSSFSSLSSSLGYIPSLSPSSIKDSDCILCLSDISESNPVLNTFVHYACKNKEANLISISPIETKITRLSSIKLLTKPGKEEEILFKMQRTMIDENICNWDFIHQKTEGFDYLRETLSKYEPDDKTKEAAKTFAKAKNPVIIASGSSYVIKSACNLLLLLGIPNNIIVCGNRANSRGAYEIIKNQAYDLTSKDIKGLFLLGEILPSLIIKEKEFVVVSHLFMRDEMMEADVILPSSSSLEKDGRYTSLFGITQKIEKVCSFPFGKSQLEILQLLSLKMGCPIEKREEEGGRKEFERGKFWVLEPQETRDNKQEGFDIILSYNHFHSGYISHYSKTLMELSPFPILKMNKNDIKRLNISQRAKIMLEKPIVMKVEEDRNIGEELAVIMEHPDITSVFYNQPRVFKAMIESID
- the infC gene encoding translation initiation factor IF-3, which codes for MKDKRLFINKNIRAERIRLISQDGNQKGVVSKKEALEEARKANLDLVEIAHDNSISVCKIMDYGKYMYCQNKKAKEGKKKQKIIQIKEIKLRPSTDDHDFAFKVNQSKKFLENGQKIKVVLNFKGREIVHSEIGMDTITRFSNCLKDFSFIERRPYFEGKRIVMVIAPVKSQKTKK